Proteins encoded by one window of Aspergillus puulaauensis MK2 DNA, chromosome 4, nearly complete sequence:
- a CDS encoding purine-cytosine permease family protein (COG:F;~EggNog:ENOG410Q2N8;~InterPro:IPR038271,IPR026030,IPR001248;~PFAM:PF02133;~TransMembrane:12 (i55-77o89-114i126-146o166-187i194-215o227-247i267-287o318-336i356-380o386-404i425-448o468-487i);~go_component: GO:0016020 - membrane [Evidence IEA];~go_component: GO:0016021 - integral component of membrane [Evidence IEA];~go_function: GO:0022857 - transmembrane transporter activity [Evidence IEA];~go_process: GO:0055085 - transmembrane transport [Evidence IEA]) has product MADERSSVDKDRSPDGVSAFEPEEPSSWIQSKLKVELKGIERVTDEERLHNTTKFWNACTFWLSANMAVATLNIGSLGGALGLPFWDSFAVILAINVVSNLLPAWTAAFGLTGLRMTTFSRYSFGYWGNLLVVVFSMVATTGWNAINSISGAVVLNALSDGRCPTWAGVIIICTIVWVVCTLGISWIHRLDVFAWIPPLIVWCVAAGTGASHLTGVDNNPTTGPNRAAPVLTFMASIFSFAVSWINCSADFNVRMPVNTPRWKIFSATYVGIFVPTVLVQTLGAALYTGTINNPDWKQAYGESGVGGLLKMALEPAGGFGKFLMALAALSAVPNNIPNNYSFALHAQNFGPWALRIPRIVLVTFGFVAAVVIGCCAAEYFDDTLQTLLSVIGYWTVIHITLVVQEHFMFRGGWKGYNLDAWNDPLYLPFGWAAIAAFAFGFLGAALGMKVAWYVGPIASLIGDSGANIGHELTFAFSGITFPVFRWLEKRYTGR; this is encoded by the exons ATGGCTGACGAAAGAAGTTCTGTTGATAAGGACCGTTCCCCTGATGGGGTCTCCGCATTCGAGCCAGAGGAACCATCTTCCTGGATTCAATCAAAGCTCAAAGTCGAATTGAAAGGAATTGAGCGGGTGACCGATGAGGAGCGCTTGCATAATACCACGAAATTCTGGAATGCCTGCACATTTTG GTTGAGCGCAAACATGGCAGTCGCCACTCTTAATATCGGCTCGTTAGGCGGTGCCCTTGGCCTTCCATTCTGGGACAGCTTCGCTGTTATATTGGCGATTAATGTTGTCAGCAACCTGCTGCCTGCGTGGACAGCTGCATTTGGGCTGACAGGTTTACGTATGACGACTTTCTC TCGCTACTCGTTCGGTTATTGGGGAAACCTTTTagtcgtcgtcttctccatGGTAGCGACAACCGGCTGGAATGCTATCAATTCGATATCCGGCGCTGTTGTCCTCAATGCCCTATCAGATGGGAGATGTCCAACCTGGGCAGGAGTAATAATTATTTGCACCATTGTCTGGGTAGTATGCACACTCGGCATAAGCTGGATTCATCGCCTTGATGTGTTTGCTTGGATTCCGCCATTGATTGTTTGGTGTGTAGCCGCCGGTACTGGCGCTTCCCACCTAACAGGAGTCGACAATAACCCAACTACTGGTCCGAACAGGGCAGCTCCTGTGCTCACCTTTATGGCAAGTATATTCTCGTTTGCGGTTTCTTGGATAAACTGCTCGGCCGATTTCAACGTGCGAATGCCGGTAAACACCCCGCGCTGGAAGATATTCAGTGCCACGTACGTTGGTATTTTCGTGCCCACTGTCTTAGTGCAAACACTAGGGGCCGCGCTATATACTGGGACAATCAATAACCCCGACTGGAAGCAAGCTTATGGAGAGTCTGGTGTGGGAGGCTTGCTTAAAATGGCGCTGGAACCAGCAGGGGGTTTTGGGAAATTTCTCATGGCTCTTGCAGCGTTAAGCGCAGTGCCA AACAACATTCCCAATAACTATTCCTTCGCTCTCCACGCACAGAACTTCGGACCATGGGCACTCCGCATCCCTCGAATAGTGCTCGTAACATTTGGCTTCGTCGCAGCAGTTGTCATCGGGTGCTGCGCGGCGGAGTATTTCGACGACACATTGCAGACTCTGTTGAGTGTCATTGGATATTGGACGGTTATTCATATCACCCTGGTTGTCCAAGAGCATTTCATGTTCCGAGGTGGGTGGAAGGGATATAATCTCGACGCTTGGAATGATCCACTCTACTTGCCGTTCGGCTGGGCTGCCATAGCGGCATTTGCCTTTGGCTTCTTGGGAGCCGCTCTAG
- a CDS encoding uncharacterized protein (COG:S;~EggNog:ENOG410PMUX;~InterPro:IPR015943,IPR039535,IPR011047;~PFAM:PF14269;~go_function: GO:0005515 - protein binding [Evidence IEA]), producing MEQHTFRRRGLGLRGVDEDRVSPGYVLYAPLTSRTAHLISTTGEEVHKWTLPQRAGRHARILPNGNLAYNAVHPDSPNLFPMWKKYCGGVMLEVNPKGEVIRKYTDPHAHHDQNHLDDGTLLYTTLEPLTADEAARVRGGIPGSEAPNGTMYADCIKLVNPWSVTNDSSSSDFNTAGTGTDKTTGGAKLLWSWRAIDHLDLSKFAQHPDYPREHWPLINSVSLDANGDIIASSRNTSSVFVISRATGDVIWHLTAPIVNQQHCAHEISAETGDLLILDNGVFRPGLAVPFSRAIIVSRKTKQIIWEYKDRTTGGLGFFTPFMGSAQKLAGGNVLVAEAATGRIFEVSADGKDVVWEFVVPEVNDYKGVMGEEDLKEMEKIGFSYQSNAVFRAYKYAPEEVGWLTST from the coding sequence ATGGAGCAGCACACCTTCCGCCGCCGTGGCCTCGGGCTGCGTGGAGTCGACGAGGACCGCGTCTCCCCAGGCTACGTCCTCTATGCACCTCTCACCTCGCGCACCGCACACTTGATCTCAACAACAGGAGAAGAAGTCCACAAATGGACCCTCCCACAGCGTGCCGGTCGCCACGCCCGGATCCTCCCTAATGGCAACCTCGCCTACAACGCGGTCCACCCAGACTCCCCCAACCTCTTCCCCATGTGGAAGAAGTACTGCGGCGGAGTCATGCTGGAGGTTAACCCCAAGGGCGAGGTCATCCGCAAATACACCGATCCTCACGCCCACCACGACCAGAACCATCTCGACGACGGAACACTGTTATACACCACCCTCGAACCGCTCACTGCCGACGAAGCAGCTCGCGTCCGCGGCGGCATCCCAGGCAGCGAAGCACCCAATGGAACCATGTACGCCGACTGCATCAAGCTAGTCAACCCGTGGTCCGTAACCAACGActcctcctcgtccgactTCAACACAGCAGGCACGGGGACAGACAAAACAACCGGCGGCGCAAAACTCCTCTGGTCCTGGCGCGCAATCGACCACCTCGATCTCTCCAAATTCGCGCAGCACCCAGACTATCCACGCGAGCACTGGCCGCTCATCAACAGCGTCTCGCTCGACGCCAACGGCGACATTATCGCGTCGTCCCGAAACACCTCCTCCGTGTTCGTGATCAGCCGCGCCACAGGGGACGTGATCTGGCATCTCACCGCTCCAATTGTGAACCAGCAACACTGCGCGCACGAGATTAGCGCTGAGACAGGGGATTTGCTTATCCTAGACAACGGGGTCTTTAGACCTGGCCTTGCGGTTCCATTCTCGAGAGCGATTATTGTCTCTAGAAAGACGAAGCAGATAATTTGGGAGTATAAAGACCGTACCACAGGCGGtctcggcttcttcacgCCGTTCATGGGGTCTGCGCAGAAATTGGCTGGTGGGAATGTCCttgttgctgaggctgcgacGGGGAGGATCTTTGAAGTTAGTGCGGATGGGAAGGACGTGGTGTGGGAGTTTGTGGTGCCGGAGGTGAATGACTATAAGGGCGTCatgggggaggaggatctgaaggagatggagaagattggcTTTTCGTATCAGAGCAATGCGGTCTTTCGGGCGTATAAATATGCGCCCGAGGAGGTGGGATGGTTAACTTCGACTTGA
- a CDS encoding uncharacterized protein (COG:E;~EggNog:ENOG410QDM4;~InterPro:IPR004841;~PFAM:PF13520,PF00324;~TransMembrane:12 (i41-61o67-86i119-141o147-169i181-201o232-250i271-292o331-355i376-393o405-431i451-469o481-500i);~go_component: GO:0016020 - membrane [Evidence IEA];~go_process: GO:0055085 - transmembrane transport [Evidence IEA]), with the protein MSAKADYEKNIPDDGADIRAEPISSTASGLHRRLANRQIQLIAIGGSIGTAVFVSIGAAVAKGGPGSLFIAYTIYCCFLAMVTNCLTEMSVYMPVSGGFIRLAGKWVDDAWGFTAGWNFFLYEAILIPFEITAISLVMSYWRDDIPAAAVCGACVFLYGALNILAVRAYGEAEFWLSGGKIFLILILFTFTFITMVGGNPAHDAYGFRYWNNPGAFAEYTSLSVGAMGRFEGFLACVWSAGFACVGPEYISMVAAEAKHPRRYIKTAFKTVYWRFGFFFIGSALCTGIVVAYDDPVLQDIHLNNGGGSGSAAASPYVIAMTNMGIEGLPHVVNALLITSIFSAGNTYTYTATRILHSLALEGRAPRILRTCTKNGVPIYCFLIVMAFPFLSFLQVSNSSSTVLTWMTNLVTAAGIINYVIITVTYICFYRATVAQNFDRSTLPYTGWFQPYSGYIGFAWMFTVVCTYGYESFTPWSIETFFTNYTMVLLAPILFTGWKLIKRTKFVKPHEADLIWEAPEITAYEEELSLIEPPTGFWEEMFGWLFFWRK; encoded by the exons ATGAGCGCCAAAGCAGACTATGAGAAAAACATCCCCGATGATGGCGCTGACATTCGCGCTGAGCCCATCAGCAGCACTGCGTCCGGGTTGCATCGCCGTCTGGCAAATCGTCAGATTCAGTTAATCGCCATCGGAGGTTCAATTGGtaccgccgtcttcgtctctATCGGCGCCGCCGTGGCCAAGGGCGGCCCTGGATCACTCTTCATCGCATACACTATTTACTGTTGCTTCCTGGCCATGGTAACCAATTGTCTCACGGAAATGTCTGTCTACATGCCTGTCAGTGGTGGGTTCATCCGTCTCGCGGGGAAGTGGGTCGACGATGCCTGGGGGTTTACAGCTGGCTGGAATTTCTTCCTCTACGAGGCGATCCTCATTCCATTTGAAATTACTGCGATCTCGCTGGTCATGTCCTATTGGAGGGACGATATTCCCGCCGCGGCTGTCTGCGGTGCTTGTGTTTTTCTCTACGG GGCTCTGaacatcctcgccgtcaggGCCTACGGTGAAGCCGAATTCTGGCTCTCCGGCGGTAAAATCTTCCTGATTCTGATCCTCTTCACCTTTACCTTTATCACAATGGTCGGTGGAAATCCTGCCCACGATGCCTACGGGTTTCGCTACTGGAACAATCCCGGGGCGTTCGCGGAATACACAAGCCTATCGGTAGGGGCAATGGGCCGCTTTGAAGGCTTCCTTGCCTGTGTCTGGTCAGCTGGTTTCGCATGTGTCGGTCCCGAGTACATCTCGATGGTCGCCGCCGAGGCTAAACACCCTCGCCGCTACATTAAGACTGCCTTCAAGACTGTATATTGGCGATTTGGGTTTTTCTTTATCGGCTCTGCCCTCTGCACCGGAATTGTCGTCGCCTACGACGATCCCGTTCTGCAGGACATTCACCTCAACAATGGCGGAGGTTCAGGAAGTGCGGCCGCCTCTCCATACGTTATTGCAATGACCAACATGGGCATCGAGGGTCTTCCTCATGTTGTCAACGCTCTCCTCATTACTTCTATCTTCAGTGCGGGAAACACTTACACGTATACCGCGACTCGTATTCTGCACTCCCTCGCCCTGGAAGGCCGTGCACCAAGAATCCTCCGCACGTGCACGAAAAATGGCGTGCCCATCTACTGCTTTCTTATTGTCATGGCCTTTCcattcctctctttcttgCAGGTATCTAACTCCTCAAGCACCGTGCTGACTTGGATGACCAACCTTGTTACCGCGGCGGGCATCATCAACTATGTCATTATCACTGTAACGTACATCTGCTTCTACCGCGCCACGGTCGCACAAAACTTCGACCGCTCGACTCTTCCCTACACTGGTTGGTTCCAGCCCTACTCCGGATACATTGGCTTCGCGTGGATGTTCACAGTTGTCTGCACCTACGGCTACGAGTCTTTCACGCCTTGGTCAATTGAGACATTTTTCACAAATTACACCATGGTCCTGCTCGCCCCCATCCTATTCACAGGCTGGAAATTGATCAAGAGGACCAAGTTCGTTAAGCCTCATGAGGCGGACTTAATATGGGAAGCGCCGGAGATTACGGCTTATGAGGAGGAATTAAGTCTCATCGAGCCCCCAACGGGCTTTTGGGAGGAGATGTTCGGGTGGTTGTTTTTTTGGAGAAAGTAa
- a CDS encoding uncharacterized protein (COG:S;~EggNog:ENOG410PMS3;~InterPro:IPR014144;~PFAM:PF13298), which produces MSNEDVNRRLSSLHRPVSPPPVRPASGSLAALEAGKESVKDPLQTVSARLRKFTRNTTRDCTSLLELLQIDDWKALYTRNSHNSGRHFVIHQHDHPVAGPHYDLRLQFSESSSLSWSVMYGLPGHANSRRLNRNATETRVHSLWNHLIETASPKTGSMVIWDTGEYEVLPEKPKRNGRLDTGLETETEESESEPAAERDSLESESEKLRKAFQNHKIRLRLHGTRLPRNYTIFLRRDKTDLRSAPTPNSLARMPIKRKRRRVAAKAQPSSTSNSESDTGIADSSSGQISGSGKRRKESNNTEHSDAEGDSATDYQIRLNNAYPGAVNDIGSIHQRRWFIVLDRAGSGFISEKDSTGKRRWVRGADKRTGATTGFDPFYVRGPEVERSIVTGRLGGDVLNDEGVEGFVPRRGWNPVLN; this is translated from the exons ATGAGCAATGAGGATGTGAACCGCCGCCTCTCGTCTCTCCACAGACCCGTCTCACCTCCCCCAGTGCGCCCCGCATCCGGCTCGCTGGCCGCCTTGGAAGCGGGGAAAGAAAGCGTGAAAGATCCCCTGCAAACTGTCTCCGCACGTCTCCGCAAATTCACTCGCAACACCACGCGTGACTGTACGAGTCTCTTGGAGTTACTCCAAATCGACGACTGGAAAGCTCTCTACACCCGCAATTCTCATAACTCGGGCCGTCATTTCGTCATCCACCAGCATGATCACCCGGTTGCTGGCCCACACTATGATCTCCGGCTGCAGTTCTCAGAATCCAGTTCCCTTAGTTGGAGTGTTATGTACGGGCTCCCGGGGCACGCGAATAGCAGGCGGCTGAATCGCAATGCGACAGAAACAAGAGTCCATTCACTATGG AACCACCTCATCGAAACCGCCAGCCCAAAAACAGGCAGCATGGTCATCTGGGACACCGGCGAGTACGAAGTCCTCCCAGAAAAGCCGAAACGCAACGGCCGATTAGATACGGGACTcgaaacagaaacagaggAAAGTGAATCCGAGCCTGCTGCAGAGCGAGACAGTCTCGAGTCAGAGAGTGAGAAACTGCGGAAGGCGTTCCAAAAT CACAAAATCCGTCTCCGCCTCCACGGAACCCGCCTTCCCAGAAATTAtaccatcttcctccgacGCGACAAAACCGATTTACGATCCGCCCCAACACCAAATTCCCTCGCGCGCATGCCAATAAAGCGGAAGCGGAGACGAGTCGCCGCAAAGGCCCAGCCAAGCAGCACCTCGAATTCCGAATCAGATACAGGAATCGCAGACTCATCCTCAGGACAGATTTCAGGATCAGGGAAACGACGCAAAGAGAGCAACAACACAGAGCACTCCGACGCAGAGGGCGACAGCGCGACCGACTACCAAATCCGGCTTAACAACGCGTATCCCGGTGCGGTGAATGACATCGGCTCCATACACCAGAGACGGTGGTTTATCGTGCTAGATCGTGCCGGGAGCGGGTTTATTTCTGAGAAAGATTCCACGGGCAAAAGACGTTGGGTACGTGGGGCTGATAAACGGACCGGCGCGACAACCGGGTTCGACCCATTTTACGTGCGTGGGCCCGAAGTGGAGAGGAGCATTGTCACTGGGCGACTTGGAGGCGATGTACTCAACGACGAAGGCGTAGAGGGATTTGTGCCTAGACGAGGCTGGAATCCCGTTCTCAACTGA
- a CDS encoding putative raffinose synthase protein Sip1 (COG:S;~EggNog:ENOG410PGI5;~InterPro:IPR017853,IPR013785,IPR008811;~go_function: GO:0003824 - catalytic activity [Evidence IEA]), whose protein sequence is MSIQITSYPPLGKVTCLKHEKIKFTVQLEPDSDSDNQKEWEVQIWHDIGGTEWLALPVQKCPSTAVPLLSSGQGQGSNTRHVFEGEITHPQPGIGNFTIRYREHQDGDADSEWQWANQKQQVGDGELIFTSNELGLEQQELKKLSFAGLGRYFDNLSPDIEVEVRKSEAPGAALWSLSGPVEPAADGHPGVARLPLGVPSYVSRFFALVRLSVSWLGPRQGKDKLDLSEDAILCSFLRKDGVHVVLLGVSVHDVLTVLGSGSDGAVVVKAQNDNPSPSRFQVLVSAADEFEIAMSALVYEARKLVRPYDANANDDQNAQWLSSWYDGLTYCTWNGIGQDLSEEKLIPALDELKRQGINIKGLIIDDNWQSLDNEGGDSWYRGWNQFEASPKAFPHGLAKTVSTIRELHPNIEYIAVWHALLGYWGGISPDGELASTYKTREVQLNSPIRSSMLAIDPCDIQRFYNDFYSFLSSAGITGVKADAQSFLDLLSNPTDRAEFTTSYQDAWTISSLRHFGPKVISCMSQFPQTIFHSQLPTNKLTIVVRNSDDFFPDIEDSHPWHVFCNAHNALLTRYLNILPDWDMFQTSTSNPYASFHAAARCISGGPIYITDTPGQHDAPLIKQMTAPTTQSDSITLRPGIVGRTLDMYHDIKEGHVLRIGTYHGRARTGSGIIGLFNVAATPKSALFVMSDFPGIYAADTDSKYIVRSHRSGRITNGLNSASTVSVKLEERGWEILTAYPTRAFTLGEKDNVETEVAVLGLLGKMTGVAALVNSDVFLESNGRLRVDVSIKALGVLGVYFSQLQGWDIDEHFMVLISGKAVPRKTVWRENGRILAIDVEEAWREMGLQAGWSNEVNVSVLL, encoded by the exons ATGTCAATACAGATCACATCCTACCCCCCTCTAGGCAAGGTAACCTGTCTCAAACACGAAAAG ATCAAATTCACAGTCCAACTGGAGCCcgactctgactctgacaACCAGAAGGAATGGGAAGTTCAGATTTGGCATGATATTGGGGGTACCGAGTGGTTAGCACTTCCCGTCCAGAAATGCCCGTCAACAGCTGTTCCGCTCTTAAGCAGcggtcaaggtcaaggctcAAACACCCGGCACGTCTTCGAGGGTGAAATAACCCATCCACAGCCAGGGATTGGAAATTTTACTATCCGGTATCGTGAACATCAGGATGGGGATGCAGATTCAGAATGGCAATGGGCGAACCAGAAGCAACAggtcggcgacggcgaaCTGATCTTCACCTCGAACGAGCTCGGGTTagagcagcaggagctcAAAAAACTGTCTTTTGCGGGCCTTGGACGATATTTTGATAACCTATCTCCGGATATCGAAGTTGAAGTTCGTAAAAGTGAGGCGCCTGGTGCCGCACTGTGGAGTTTATCGGGGCCGGTGGAACCAGCCGCAGATGGGCACCCAGGCGTTGCGCGTTTACCACTCGGTGTGCCGTCTTACGTATCCAGATTCTTTGCTCTTGTTCGCCTGTCGGTGTCTTGGTTGGGCCCGAGGCAGGGTAAGGACAAGCTTGACCTGTCAGAGGATGCCATTCTCTGCTCATTTTTGCGGAAGGATGGGGTCCATGTTGTGCTTTTGGGAGTTTCGGTACACGATGTTCTTACAGTCCTGGGCTCTGGATCAGACGGTGCTGTGGTTGTGAAAGCGCAGAATGATAATCCTTCGCCGTCTCGTTTTCAAGTCTTGGTTTCCGCGGCTGATGAGTTTGAGATTGCCATGAGTGCTTTGGTATATGAGGCGAGGAAGCTGGTCAGGCCATATGACGCTAACGCCAATGATGACCAAAACGCACAATGGCTGTCGAGCTGGTACGATGGCCTAACATACTGCACTTGGAATGGAATAGGGCAAGACCTCAGCGAAGAGAAGCTCATCCCTGCCCTTGATGAGTTAAAGCGTCAGGGTATCAATATCAAGGGACTCATTATTGATGACAATTGGCAGTCGCTGGACAACGAAGGAGGCGACTCCTGGTATCGTGGCTGGAACCAATTCGAGGCGAGTCCAAAGGCATTCCCGCACGGACTTGCAAAAACAGTGTCTACAATCAGAGAACTCCACCCGAATATCGAGTATATTGCCGTCTGGCATGCACTCCTGGGATACTGGGGTGGCATCTCCCCAGACGGGGAACTAGCATCTACATACAAAACCAGAGAAGTCCAGCTCAACAGCCCAATTAGAAGCTCAATGCTCGCCATCGACCCCTGCGACATCCAACGCTTCTACAACGACTTCTactcctttctctcctctgCCGGAATTACTGGTGTCAAAGCAGATGCCCAATCcttcctcgaccttctcaGCAACCCCACAGACCGGGCAGAATTTACAACCTCATATCAAGACGCTTGGACGATCTCGTCCCTCCGCCATTTCGGACCCAAAGTCATCTCCTGCATGTCCCAATTCCCACAAACAATTTTCCACTCCCAACTACCCACCAACAAACTAACCATCGTCGTCCGCAACTCCGACGATTTTTTCCCAGACATCGAAGACTCGCACCCGTGGCACGTCTTCTGCAACGCCCACAATGCTCTCCTAACCAGGTACTTGAACATCCTCCCAGACTGGGACATGTTCCAGACTAGCACAAGCAACCCGTACGCCTCCTTCCACGCCGCCGCGCGCTGCATCTCCGGCGGACCAATCTACATCACAGACACGCCAGGCCAACACGACGCCCCCCTCATAAAGCAAATGACAGCCCCCACGACCCAGAGTGACTCCATAACCCTCCGCCCCGGGATCGTTGGCCGCACCCTCGATATGTACCACGACATCAAAGAAGGTCATGTCCTGCGGATAGGGACATACCACGGCCGCGCGCGGACAGGGAGCGGGATAATCGGCTTGTTCAATGTCGCCGCGACCCCGAAATCGGCACTGTTCGTTATGTCTGATTTTCCTGGGATTTATGCGGCAGATACCGACAGCAAATATATTGTGCGCTCCCACAGGAGCGGGAGGATTACGAACGGACTGAATTCGGCGTCGACCGTTTCGGTGAAGTTGGAAGAGAGGGGGTGGGAGATTCTCACGGCTTATCCGACGCGGGCGTTTACATTGGGAGAGAAAGATAATGTGGAAACGGAAGTCGCTGTTCTAGGCTTACTGGGTAAGATGACGGGTGTCGCGGCATTGGTGAACTCGGATGTATTCCTTGAGAGTAACGGGCGGTTGCGGGTGGATGTTTCGATCAAGGCGCTTGGAGTGCTAGGGGTATACTTTTCGCAGCTGCAGGGGTGGGATATTGATGAGCATTTTATGGTTCTGATTTCAGGGAAGGCGGTTCCTCGGAAGACTGTTTGGAGGGAGAATGGAAGAATTCTGGCGATTGATGTCGAGGAGGCGTGGAGGGAGATGGGATTGCAGGCTGGGTGGAGTAATGAGGTGAACGTTTCGGTGTTGTTGTAA
- a CDS encoding zinc-dependent alcohol dehydrogenase family protein (COG:Q;~EggNog:ENOG410PHTQ;~InterPro:IPR013154,IPR013149,IPR036291,IPR011032, IPR020843;~PFAM:PF00107,PF08240,PF13602;~go_function: GO:0016491 - oxidoreductase activity [Evidence IEA];~go_process: GO:0055114 - oxidation-reduction process [Evidence IEA]): protein MAPSTQKQWTVKNKEQDFDGLVYGDAPVPTAGDSEVIVKLHAASLNYRDLIIPKGKYPFPVSFPVVPGSDGAGEVVEVGSKVKQFKKGDKVVTLFNQLHQYGPVDAAAASSGLGGAVDGTLRQYGVFNENGVVRAPTNLNFLESSTLTCAGLTSWNALYGLKPLLPGQTVLVQGTGGVSLFALQFAKAAGATVIATTSSEEKGKRLKDLGADHIINYKTQTNWGEIARGLTRDNIGVDHIIEVGGSGTLEQSFKCIRFEGVISIIGFLGGMNPSTIPNVLQTLSNICTVRGVYVGSKALMNDMVSAIEANNIHPVVDVSVFTLEKAREAYEHMWAQKHFGKLTIQID, encoded by the exons ATGGCACCCTCTACTCAGAAGCAATGGACCgtcaagaacaaggagcaGGACTTTGACGGCCTCGTTTACGGCGACGCGCCGGTTCCGACTGCGGGGGACTCTGAAGTCATTGTCAAGCTTCACGCTGCCTCGCTCAACTACCGTGATCTTATTATCCCTAAGG GAAAGTACCCCTTCCCGGTCTCGTTCCCTGTTGTCCCCGGTTCCGACGGTGCCGGTGAAGTCGTCGAGGTCGGATCAAAGGTCAAGCAATTCAAGAAGGGCGACAAGGTTGTTACCCTTTTCAACCAGCTCCACCAGTACGGTCCCGTTGATGCCGCTGCAGCATCTTCGGGTCTTGGTGGTGCGGTCGACGGAACTCTGCGCCAGTATGGTGTTTTTAATGAGAACGGCGTCGTCAGAGCCCCGACCAACCTGAACTTCCTTGAATCGAGCACCCTCACCTGTGCGGGACTGACAAGCTGGAATGCTCTGTATGGACTGAAGCCGCTTCTGCCCGGCCAGACCGTCCTGGTACAGGGTACTGGCGGTGTGAGTCTCTTTGCTTTGCAG TTCGCAAAAGCAGCGGGCGCAACTGTGATCGCGACGACCTCCTCCGAAGAGAAGGGCAAGCGCCTCAAGGATCTCGGTGCCGACCACATCATTAACTACAAGACCCAGACCAACTGGGGCGAGATCGCGCGTGGTTTGACCCGCGACAACATCGGTGTTGACCACATCATTGAGGTTGGAGGCTCCGGCACCTTGGAGCAGAGCTTCAAGTGCATCAGGTTCGAGGGTGTCATTAGCATTATTGGATTCCTGGGCGGAATGAACCCCAGCACTATCCCCAACGTCTTGCAGACTTTGAGCAACATCTGCACTGTGCGTGGTGTGTATGTTGGCAGCAAGGCGCTTATGAATGACATGGTCAGCGCCATCGAGGCGAACAATATCCACCCTGTTGTGGATGTGTCTGTGTTCACCCTTGAGAAGGCACGCGAGGCTTACGAGCACATG TGGGCGCAGAAGCACTTCGGAAAGCTGACCATCCAGATCGATTAA
- a CDS encoding seipin co-factor family protein (COG:S;~EggNog:ENOG410Q1MY;~PFAM:PF16015;~TransMembrane:2 (i116-149o155-180i)), with translation MSLNSVTSGLGAPVSQATGNVQNTVSETTKPVTNTVSDTTSDLPGTFPKDEAPTNRQNNVTIPSASELWTSIIAWVKGLIPRGVDIFEAAVRRFIQWLIPQERQAAMYKAAMEHPIAATFVTCQLICVGIPLILFVAGTLLFAAVAMLVWVVLSILILGPIVLIASLMGVSLWGWGWFLFGLVRWLDRLVLGGMMERLWKAQLQQQREEMEEENSEKEKQEGVQKETDEEKRDD, from the coding sequence ATGTCTCTCAACAGCGTAACATCAGGCCTCGGCGCCCCCGTCTCACAGGCCACAGGCAATGTTCAAAATACCGTCTCGGAGACCACAAAGCCCGTTACAAACACCGTCTCAGACACAACCTCCGACCTCCCAGGGACATTCCCCAAAGATGAAGCTCCCACCAACCGACAAAACAACGTGACCATCCCCTCCGCGTCGGAACTCTGGACCTCCATCATCGCTTGGGTAAAGGGTCTTATCCCGCGAGGCGTCGATATCTTCGAGGCCGCCGTACGCCGCTTCATCCAATGGCTTATCCCACAGGAGCGACAGGCGGCCATGTACAAGGCAGCCATGGAGCATCCGATCGCGGCGACGTTCGTTACGTGCCAGCTGATATGTGTGGGCATTCCGCTGATACTGTTTGTTGCCGGGACGTTGCTATTTGCGGCGGTGGCGATGTTGGTTTGGGTTGTGCTTTCGATCTTGATACTGGGTCCGATTGTGCTGATTGCAAGTCTGATGGGTGTGTCGCTTTGGGGATGGGGGTGGTTTTTGTTTGGGCTTGTGAGGTGGCTGGATAGGTTGGTGCTTGGggggatgatggagaggcTTTGGAAGgcacagcttcagcagcagagggaggagatggaggaggagaattctgaaaaggagaagcaggagggGGTGCAGAAGGAGacggatgaagagaagagagatgaTTAG